GACAACTGGATAATGGCCTATGTCCATCTTGCGCATGATTGCGTCGTTGGCAGTCACACAGTCTTTGCCAACAATGCGTCACTAGCTGGTCACGTAGTGATAGGTGACTATGTAATACTGGGCGGGTTTTCACTTGTACATCAATTTTGTCATATCGGCGATTATGCCATGACAGCTTTCGCAGCTGGTGTACATAAAGATGTGCCACCATATGTCATGGCAGCCGGATATCGTGCTGAGCCAGCAGGACTCAATACCGAAGGCTTGAGGCGACATAAATTCACAGCAGACCAAATTGCCAACATCAAACGCATCTACAAAATTCTTTACCGGCAAGGATTAAGTTATACCGAGGCTAAGTCCAGAATTATTACAGAAGCAGATACAGCAGCGGAATTACATATCTTTAAAGAATTCTTTACTCATTCAACCCGTGGCGTCATTCGCTAAAACAGCATAAATAAAACTGGTAGATTATAAAATCTACCAGTTTTATTTATTAAATCCAGCTTTGCCTGTATAAAGTTATTATCACATTTCAACGCAGATTTATTATTGTTTAATATAAATTTTATCCAGTCCAGCCGACAATTTTATTATCCAGCATAATAAATAATTTTATCTTTCATATAAAAGTTCTGATTGGATACCTGCTTCTATAATTTCATAGCAATTACACAAAATTTTAATAAAAAAATTTAACCCTGTTTATAGTAAATACATATTTAGCTTTGCCAACAAAAGTGTGCAGAATAGTTAAAATCACTAAGGAATTTTTATATTCATGAGCAAATAAATGGCTTAAATTGATAACCAATTTCATTAAAAATATGAAGCTGAACAAAAAAGGACTTTCTTTTATAAGAAAGTGCATCAATCTTCCAGTAAAATTAGTCTGTATTACAAATCCAAATTAAACCTCTACTTGTCTTCTGTAACAAAGCCAACCTTCACCAAACCTGCATCCCGTGCTGCAGCCAAGACCTGAGCAACATGATCATAAGCAACATGTTTATCAGCAGCTATTGCCAATACCACATCAGGATTAGCCTGCACTTCTGAATGTAAATTATTTTGTAGCTGTGTCAATGTAAGAGACTTGTCACCTAGCTTATATTCTCCATCAGCCCCAATCGATAATCGCAATGGTGCTTTGGGCTCAGCCTTTTGCTGCGAATTTGCTGTAGTAGGCAAGGTTAATGGTATAGAGTGAGTCAGTACCGGCATGGTAATCATAAACACAATTAACAGTACCAGCATCACATCAACCAGCGGCGTTACATTGATATCTGCTGACTCATGAACCTCATCATCGCTAAAATGACCAAATGCCATCACTTATTCCCCATTATTTAATAGCTGCGCATGCAGGTCATGAGCAAAACCATCCAGATCACGACTTAAATTTTTCTTGCTGCGAACCAAACCGTTATAAAACAACAAAGCCGGAATAGCAGCAAACAAACCAATGGCGGTAGAAATCAGCGCCTCCCCTATGGGACCAGCA
This portion of the Snodgrassella alvi genome encodes:
- the lpxA gene encoding acyl-ACP--UDP-N-acetylglucosamine O-acyltransferase; its protein translation is MTQIHPTAIIDPKAELDSSVSVGAYTVIGANVQIGADTDIGPHVVIDGHTTIGEGNRIFQFASLGAIPQDKKYRGEPTRLIIGNHNTIREFTTFNTGTVTGIGETRIGDDNWIMAYVHLAHDCVVGSHTVFANNASLAGHVVIGDYVILGGFSLVHQFCHIGDYAMTAFAAGVHKDVPPYVMAAGYRAEPAGLNTEGLRRHKFTADQIANIKRIYKILYRQGLSYTEAKSRIITEADTAAELHIFKEFFTHSTRGVIR
- a CDS encoding biopolymer transporter ExbD encodes the protein MAFGHFSDDEVHESADINVTPLVDVMLVLLIVFMITMPVLTHSIPLTLPTTANSQQKAEPKAPLRLSIGADGEYKLGDKSLTLTQLQNNLHSEVQANPDVVLAIAADKHVAYDHVAQVLAAARDAGLVKVGFVTEDK